The Pricia mediterranea genome includes a window with the following:
- a CDS encoding trimeric intracellular cation channel family protein produces MFYFIIDILGTIAFAISGVLVAMEKKMDIFGVLIIAFATAVGGGTLRDIMIGSTPVFWMRDYTYISIIIGTVAFAVLFANHLHNFPKTLLFFDAIGLGLFTMVGVEKGLAYDLLPVMCIALGTVTACFGGVIRDILCNKIPTIFSREIYATACILGGVSYFVLIQLPIEEAYAYSIAILMVIVGRLLAIRFGIALPNIYRKER; encoded by the coding sequence ATGTTCTATTTTATCATCGACATTTTAGGAACCATCGCCTTCGCCATTTCGGGAGTACTTGTGGCCATGGAGAAAAAAATGGACATTTTCGGGGTGCTGATCATTGCATTTGCGACTGCCGTCGGGGGTGGCACACTGCGGGACATCATGATTGGGAGTACCCCCGTCTTTTGGATGCGCGATTACACCTATATTTCCATAATTATCGGAACGGTAGCCTTCGCTGTATTATTTGCGAATCATCTGCACAATTTTCCTAAGACGCTCTTGTTTTTTGATGCTATCGGGTTAGGCCTATTTACGATGGTGGGGGTCGAAAAGGGACTGGCCTATGATCTTTTGCCGGTCATGTGTATCGCGCTGGGTACGGTTACGGCCTGCTTTGGAGGGGTGATCCGTGATATACTTTGTAACAAGATTCCCACTATTTTCAGTAGGGAGATCTACGCCACGGCTTGTATTTTAGGAGGTGTTAGCTACTTTGTGCTCATCCAGCTACCCATCGAGGAAGCCTATGCCTACAGTATCGCCATTTTGATGGTTATCGTGGGAAGGTTGTTGGCAATCCGGTTCGGTATCGCATTGCCTAATATTTATAGGAAAGAGAGGTAG
- a CDS encoding NAD(P)/FAD-dependent oxidoreductase, which produces MADTDALNIPKSSLPRIVIVGGGFGGIALGQALKGKEMQVVLLDKNNYHTFQPLLYQVSTGGLEPDSIAYPLRKVLQGYPDFYFRLAEVLRVKPASKLVCTDIGELAYDYLVIGTGSETNFFGNDEIEQNSMGMKTIPQSLDLRSLILENFEQALLTDNLHERDALMNFVIVGGGPTGVELAGALAEIKKGILPKDYPDLDTRKAQINLVQSGEQVLQGMSREASKKAEEFLEGLGVQVWKGARVTAYDGKTVRTKTDLVFEAATVVWAAGVKAVSIEGLDAKDLLASSNRIKVNEFNQVMDHDGIYAIGDAAYMQSDKAPHGHPMVAQPALQQGKHLGENLVRLNKGQPMKPFRYKDKGSMATVGRNKAVVDLEHYKFQGVFAWFVWMFVHLFFLIGFRNRMVVFVNWVYNYVRFDREARLIIRPYKRDYKRFRRKKVSSDETRSSPVSGRCGPHENKFRSL; this is translated from the coding sequence ATGGCCGATACCGACGCACTAAATATTCCAAAATCAAGTTTGCCCCGAATCGTTATCGTTGGCGGCGGTTTTGGTGGGATAGCCCTGGGTCAGGCACTGAAAGGAAAGGAAATGCAGGTGGTGCTTCTGGACAAAAACAATTATCACACCTTTCAGCCCTTGCTCTATCAGGTTTCTACAGGAGGACTTGAGCCGGACTCCATCGCGTATCCGTTGCGCAAGGTTTTGCAGGGCTATCCCGACTTTTATTTTCGTCTTGCAGAGGTGCTACGGGTGAAACCCGCGTCGAAGTTGGTGTGTACCGATATCGGCGAACTGGCCTATGATTATTTAGTCATCGGTACCGGTTCGGAAACCAATTTTTTCGGCAACGACGAAATCGAACAGAACAGTATGGGAATGAAAACCATTCCCCAGTCCTTGGACCTGCGTAGTCTTATTCTTGAAAATTTTGAACAGGCCCTTTTGACCGATAACCTTCACGAACGCGATGCCCTGATGAATTTCGTTATCGTCGGCGGTGGCCCGACGGGAGTAGAACTGGCCGGTGCCCTTGCCGAAATTAAAAAGGGAATCCTTCCAAAGGACTATCCCGATCTTGACACCCGAAAGGCCCAGATCAACCTGGTCCAGTCCGGAGAGCAGGTCCTTCAGGGCATGAGTCGGGAAGCCTCGAAAAAGGCGGAAGAATTTCTTGAAGGTCTTGGCGTTCAGGTTTGGAAAGGGGCACGGGTTACCGCATACGACGGTAAAACGGTGCGTACCAAGACCGATCTGGTCTTTGAGGCCGCGACGGTAGTCTGGGCGGCGGGGGTGAAGGCCGTGTCGATCGAAGGTTTGGATGCTAAAGACCTGTTGGCCTCCAGCAATCGGATAAAGGTCAATGAATTCAATCAAGTTATGGATCACGATGGTATTTACGCCATCGGCGATGCCGCCTATATGCAATCCGATAAGGCGCCTCACGGCCATCCCATGGTGGCACAGCCGGCCTTGCAGCAGGGGAAACACCTTGGTGAAAATCTGGTGCGTCTCAATAAGGGTCAACCGATGAAGCCTTTCCGCTACAAAGACAAGGGCAGCATGGCTACCGTAGGTCGGAACAAGGCCGTGGTGGACCTCGAACATTACAAATTTCAAGGTGTGTTCGCCTGGTTCGTTTGGATGTTCGTCCACTTGTTCTTTTTGATCGGGTTTCGCAACCGCATGGTCGTATTTGTCAACTGGGTCTATAATTATGTGCGCTTCGATCGGGAAGCCCGGCTGATTATAAGACCCTATAAGAGAGATTATAAGCGATTCAGACGGAAGAAGGTTTCCTCGGATGAAACTCGTTCATCACCCGTTTCAGGTCGCTGCGGTCCACATGAAAATAAATTTCGGTCGTTGTAA
- a CDS encoding DUF4129 domain-containing protein: protein MRKRIFHCWSAFFCALAAYAQKDSTIVIYDTSPIEIRQIDEEALQKYRGDGAFDYEVTETGPTWWDDFTSWIGNGILRILEAIFGVEKATGVFAGLLELLPYLLIGILIFLLIRFFLKVNARALIQAQKEKKSVTVSEDEHLIKNEDLHQLVQKAVADKNYRLAIRYYYLLVLKVMGEKKLIVWELQKTNDDYIREIRKTEFQQRFRKITRLYDYIWYGDFPIDEPQYYRAEKDFSSLRNKLEANG from the coding sequence ATGCGGAAACGGATTTTTCATTGTTGGTCTGCTTTTTTCTGTGCCCTAGCCGCGTATGCACAGAAGGATTCCACCATCGTAATCTATGATACCTCTCCCATAGAAATTAGGCAGATCGACGAGGAAGCCCTGCAAAAATATCGGGGCGATGGCGCCTTCGATTACGAGGTCACGGAAACCGGGCCCACTTGGTGGGACGACTTTACCAGCTGGATAGGGAACGGCATCCTCCGTATATTGGAGGCGATTTTCGGGGTTGAAAAGGCAACGGGCGTGTTCGCGGGGCTTTTAGAGCTACTCCCCTACCTGTTAATTGGCATCCTGATATTTCTGCTGATCCGGTTTTTTCTCAAAGTCAATGCACGCGCCCTGATACAGGCTCAAAAAGAAAAAAAATCGGTCACGGTATCCGAAGATGAACACCTTATCAAAAATGAAGACTTGCACCAGCTCGTCCAAAAGGCAGTGGCCGATAAAAACTATCGATTGGCCATCCGGTACTATTATTTGTTGGTATTAAAAGTAATGGGCGAAAAAAAACTCATCGTATGGGAGCTGCAAAAGACCAACGACGACTACATCCGGGAAATTCGAAAAACGGAATTCCAACAGCGCTTCAGAAAAATTACCCGGCTGTACGATTATATCTGGTACGGCGATTTCCCAATTGACGAACCCCAGTACTACCGGGCCGAAAAAGACTTTTCCTCATTACGAAATAAGCTGGAGGCCAATGGTTAA
- a CDS encoding peptidylprolyl isomerase, with translation MILYRLYAIAIVLLFFMASCGDDPKGNSSSVAEKDQKTDSVTDDSTVSTDTTKIKNDEEEENKFVLTEDNAVDFFYEYQKDLTVDKVKITTRLGSFTVQLYDNVPYHKANFIYLTRKGYFDDTQFHRVVKDFIIQGGNSDDRKTGRKRSEIGRYLLPPDTRKGHRHHRGTLSMPSSEKEENPHMLASPYEFFIVVTDPGSYHLDGDFTPFGRVIKGMDVVDKINQVETGEGDWPQQNIYIQKAEVVE, from the coding sequence ATGATTCTTTATCGATTATATGCGATTGCAATAGTACTACTATTTTTTATGGCCTCCTGTGGGGATGATCCCAAGGGCAATTCCTCTTCAGTCGCCGAAAAAGATCAAAAAACAGACTCGGTTACAGATGACTCGACCGTTTCGACCGACACGACAAAAATAAAAAACGACGAGGAGGAAGAGAACAAGTTCGTACTGACCGAGGATAACGCCGTCGATTTTTTCTACGAATACCAAAAAGATCTTACGGTCGATAAGGTAAAAATCACCACCCGGCTCGGCAGCTTTACGGTGCAGCTTTACGACAATGTGCCCTATCACAAGGCCAATTTTATCTATCTAACCCGAAAAGGTTATTTCGACGACACCCAGTTCCATCGCGTGGTCAAGGACTTCATCATTCAAGGGGGCAATTCCGATGATCGAAAGACCGGTAGAAAACGCAGCGAAATCGGGCGGTACCTGCTTCCCCCGGATACCCGAAAGGGACACCGGCACCATCGCGGCACCCTTTCGATGCCCAGCAGCGAAAAAGAGGAGAATCCACATATGCTCGCCTCTCCCTATGAATTTTTTATCGTAGTGACCGACCCAGGGTCCTATCATCTAGATGGGGACTTCACCCCCTTCGGACGGGTCATCAAAGGCATGGACGTCGTAGATAAGATCAATCAGGTGGAAACGGGCGAAGGCGACTGGCCCCAACAGAACATTTACATCCAAAAAGCGGAGGTCGTCGAGTGA
- a CDS encoding lysophospholipid acyltransferase family protein, translating to MGLFKRNPFGHILFIKKWLIRIMGLMTHSRYKQFNNLEVEGSDIIRSLPDRNVLFVSNHQTYFADVVAMFHVFNASLSGRVDNIKNIGYIWNPKLNMYYVAAAETMKKSLLTKMFAYAGSVSVERTWRSEGKEINRKVKFSDISNIGMALNDGWVITFPQGTTTPWKPLRKGTAHIIKKYKPIVVPVVIDGFRRSFDKKGLRIKKKGILQSMVIKEPLDIDYDNESFDAIIEKLEYAIEQHPSFLKVIPQKELMAVEEENELRRFRNRKKV from the coding sequence ATGGGGCTATTTAAAAGAAATCCGTTTGGTCATATCCTTTTTATAAAGAAATGGTTGATTCGTATTATGGGACTGATGACCCATTCGAGATACAAGCAGTTCAATAATTTAGAGGTAGAGGGCTCTGATATTATCCGTTCGCTTCCGGATCGAAACGTACTTTTTGTCAGCAACCACCAGACCTATTTTGCCGATGTGGTGGCTATGTTTCACGTGTTCAACGCGAGCTTAAGCGGCCGAGTGGATAATATCAAGAATATAGGCTATATATGGAACCCAAAATTGAACATGTACTACGTCGCCGCGGCGGAGACCATGAAAAAGAGCCTGTTGACCAAAATGTTCGCCTATGCGGGGTCTGTGAGCGTCGAGCGCACCTGGCGTTCCGAAGGCAAGGAGATAAACCGGAAGGTAAAGTTCAGCGACATATCAAATATCGGGATGGCATTGAACGATGGTTGGGTCATTACCTTTCCGCAGGGCACGACCACCCCATGGAAACCTTTGCGAAAGGGGACCGCGCACATCATCAAAAAGTACAAGCCGATCGTGGTGCCGGTAGTCATCGATGGCTTTCGTCGCTCCTTTGACAAAAAGGGACTCCGGATCAAGAAAAAAGGCATCTTGCAATCTATGGTTATCAAAGAGCCGCTGGATATCGATTACGATAACGAATCTTTCGATGCCATCATCGAAAAATTGGAGTATGCCATCGAGCAGCACCCCTCTTTTTTAAAGGTAATTCCTCAGAAAGAACTAATGGCAGTCGAAGAGGAAAACGAACTGCGCCGGTTTCGCAACAGGAAAAAAGTCTAG
- a CDS encoding RDD family protein yields the protein MEQFQIETAQNISISQNTAHLGDRMLAYLIDSFIILVYYVLIIMILVSMNVDSGDWWTFYLLLSLPAFLYYVLLESFMDGQTVGKHLMQIRVVKLDGSKPSFSSYFIRWVLRIIDVVLTMGGVAVLTILIKGKGQRVGDIAAGTTVITEKKRVFLHDTLLRDLPSDYSPKFPQVTVFKDREMQTIKDLYDDARRNGNHNVIVSLSDQIKKVTEINTEAKPMDFVDVIIKDYSYYTREM from the coding sequence ATGGAACAATTTCAAATAGAAACGGCCCAGAATATAAGCATCAGCCAGAACACGGCACATCTTGGAGACCGCATGCTTGCTTACCTCATCGATAGTTTTATCATTTTGGTCTATTACGTGCTGATTATCATGATCTTGGTGTCGATGAATGTTGATTCTGGGGATTGGTGGACGTTTTACCTGCTGTTGAGCCTGCCTGCCTTTCTCTATTATGTTTTGTTGGAAAGTTTTATGGACGGACAAACGGTGGGAAAGCATTTGATGCAGATCAGGGTTGTCAAATTGGACGGGTCCAAACCAAGCTTTTCCAGTTATTTTATCCGTTGGGTGTTGCGGATTATCGATGTCGTTCTCACCATGGGCGGCGTGGCGGTTCTTACGATTCTGATCAAGGGAAAAGGGCAACGGGTAGGGGACATCGCGGCCGGTACGACGGTAATCACCGAAAAGAAAAGGGTCTTTTTGCACGACACCCTGTTACGCGACCTTCCGTCGGACTACAGTCCCAAATTCCCGCAGGTTACCGTTTTTAAGGATCGCGAGATGCAGACGATCAAAGACCTGTACGATGACGCCAGGCGAAACGGCAATCACAATGTAATCGTATCTTTGAGCGATCAGATCAAAAAAGTGACGGAAATTAATACCGAAGCGAAACCGATGGACTTTGTGGATGTCATCATCAAAGATTATAGCTATTATACCAGGGAGATGTGA
- a CDS encoding NUDIX hydrolase, protein MDFDDFVIRTSKIKDLPLPGEASHLKMVPDFRLKELRKARAAPKHPKKAGVMALFYPDAENTVRLLFILRKNHPKDIHANQIGFPGGRAEKGDVDLSATALRETREEVGISSEKIEVLRGFTEIYIPPSNFEVKPFMGLHRTPTLFIPQVSEVAALIEVPLMDIMDESNLRTENLSTSYARDVKVPAFRLNGYTVWGATGMMLNEMRTLLRQVL, encoded by the coding sequence ATGGATTTTGATGATTTTGTCATTCGGACTTCAAAAATAAAGGATTTGCCGCTACCGGGGGAAGCTTCGCACCTGAAAATGGTACCTGACTTTCGGTTGAAAGAATTGCGGAAGGCGAGGGCAGCGCCAAAACATCCAAAAAAAGCGGGAGTGATGGCACTGTTCTATCCCGATGCCGAAAATACCGTGAGATTATTGTTTATCCTAAGAAAAAACCATCCTAAGGATATACATGCGAACCAGATCGGATTTCCCGGAGGCCGCGCTGAAAAAGGGGATGTGGACCTTAGTGCAACCGCCCTACGTGAAACCAGGGAGGAGGTCGGCATATCCTCCGAAAAAATCGAAGTACTACGGGGGTTCACTGAAATTTATATTCCTCCCAGCAATTTTGAGGTAAAGCCCTTTATGGGACTGCATCGTACCCCGACCTTATTTATTCCCCAAGTCTCGGAGGTCGCCGCGCTCATCGAAGTGCCGTTGATGGACATTATGGACGAGTCCAATTTGCGTACCGAAAATCTGTCCACCTCCTATGCGCGCGATGTCAAGGTGCCTGCTTTCCGTTTGAACGGCTATACCGTGTGGGGCGCCACCGGAATGATGCTGAACGAGATGAGAACCCTGTTACGGCAGGTTTTGTAA
- a CDS encoding stage II sporulation protein M: protein MREAAFVRQNKNKWATFENVLSNRTALPPDKLSDLYIEITDHLSYAKTFYGGSNTEFYLNTLASQAHQKIYKSKRESKNRILEFWKMEFPLMFYHHQRELLIAFLVFAFFTAVGIFSSASDGDFVRSILGDSYVNMTLENIEKDDPMAVYKQMGEFNMFLGITINNIRVALMAFAYGILLGIGTLYIMMRNGIMLGSFQYFFHEKDLLWESVRTIWIHGTIEISVIIIAGCAGLVLANGLLFPGTYTRLESFKRGVKNGLKIMLATVPFFILAGFLEGFVTRHTEMPDALAVLIILGSLALILYYFVIYPRRLYRRLTNP, encoded by the coding sequence ATGCGCGAAGCCGCTTTCGTCAGGCAAAATAAGAACAAATGGGCAACTTTTGAAAATGTCCTGTCCAACAGAACGGCACTGCCCCCCGATAAATTGTCCGACCTGTACATTGAGATCACCGACCACCTTAGTTACGCGAAAACCTTCTATGGCGGAAGCAATACGGAGTTCTATCTGAACACCTTGGCTTCACAAGCGCACCAGAAAATCTACAAGAGTAAACGCGAGTCTAAAAATAGGATTTTAGAATTTTGGAAGATGGAATTCCCCCTCATGTTCTACCACCACCAACGCGAACTGCTCATCGCCTTTCTGGTCTTCGCCTTTTTTACGGCGGTAGGCATATTTTCCTCGGCTAGTGATGGAGATTTCGTACGTTCAATTCTAGGGGATAGTTACGTAAACATGACCTTGGAAAATATTGAAAAGGACGACCCCATGGCCGTGTACAAACAAATGGGCGAATTCAATATGTTTTTGGGCATTACAATCAATAATATCAGGGTGGCCCTGATGGCTTTTGCCTATGGTATTCTCTTGGGTATCGGCACCTTGTACATTATGATGCGCAATGGAATAATGCTCGGTAGTTTTCAGTACTTCTTCCATGAAAAGGACTTGCTCTGGGAGTCGGTGCGGACCATATGGATCCATGGCACCATAGAAATATCGGTGATTATCATTGCCGGTTGTGCCGGGCTGGTGCTTGCCAACGGTTTGCTCTTTCCGGGCACCTATACCCGGTTGGAATCCTTTAAGAGAGGCGTCAAAAACGGACTGAAGATCATGCTGGCCACCGTACCTTTTTTTATCCTAGCGGGATTTCTCGAAGGTTTCGTCACCCGGCATACCGAAATGCCGGACGCATTGGCCGTTCTTATAATTTTAGGCTCGCTTGCACTAATCTTGTATTATTTCGTTATATATCCGAGGAGGCTATATCGTCGACTTACAAACCCATAA
- the xerD gene encoding site-specific tyrosine recombinase XerD: MTWQEALSDYRHYLKIERGLSTNTQQNYIRDVKKLIAFLGANDLGDTPVDIEKETVRQFVYEVAKTMNPSSQSRIISGLKSFFNYLVFENYRKDHPLDLIESPKTGRKLPDTLSEAEINAVINAIDLSKPQGERNRAMLETLYGCGLRVSELINLKISDLYFEEDFINVIGKGDKQRFVPISTVNKKYIDIYRKEIRIHQHIQKGFEDTLFLNRRGKKLTRAMLFTIVKDLAEKVGLQKRVSPHTFRHSFATHLLQNGADLRAIQQMLGHESITTTEIYFHVDRSDLKRVMNEFHPRKPSSV, from the coding sequence ATGACCTGGCAGGAAGCACTTTCAGATTACCGGCACTACCTCAAAATCGAAAGGGGCCTATCAACAAATACCCAGCAAAATTACATCCGTGACGTCAAAAAGCTTATAGCCTTTCTCGGAGCCAACGATCTTGGCGATACGCCGGTCGATATCGAAAAGGAGACGGTTCGGCAGTTTGTCTATGAGGTGGCAAAAACAATGAATCCAAGCTCTCAGTCACGGATTATATCGGGACTCAAAAGTTTTTTTAACTATTTGGTATTTGAAAATTATCGCAAAGACCATCCTCTAGACCTCATCGAATCCCCAAAAACAGGCAGGAAGCTGCCCGATACGCTGTCCGAGGCGGAAATCAATGCCGTGATCAACGCCATCGACCTCTCCAAACCCCAGGGCGAACGCAATCGCGCCATGTTGGAAACCTTATATGGATGTGGACTTCGGGTATCGGAACTGATCAACCTTAAAATTTCAGACCTCTATTTTGAAGAAGACTTTATCAACGTTATCGGCAAGGGCGACAAACAGCGTTTTGTTCCCATAAGCACTGTCAACAAAAAATACATTGACATCTATCGGAAGGAAATACGAATCCATCAACATATTCAAAAGGGCTTCGAAGACACCCTTTTTTTAAATCGTAGGGGCAAAAAGCTGACCCGGGCCATGCTCTTTACCATCGTCAAAGATCTCGCTGAAAAAGTAGGTTTACAGAAAAGGGTCAGTCCGCACACCTTCCGTCACTCCTTTGCCACCCACCTGCTTCAGAACGGCGCCGACCTGCGGGCCATACAGCAGATGTTGGGCCATGAGAGTATTACAACGACCGAAATTTATTTTCATGTGGACCGCAGCGACCTGAAACGGGTGATGAACGAGTTTCATCCGAGGAAACCTTCTTCCGTCTGA